The proteins below come from a single Arthrobacter sp. zg-Y1171 genomic window:
- a CDS encoding ParB/RepB/Spo0J family partition protein: MAEKRRGLGRGLGALIPSSAEPAETENSSQGTVTQGRPADLFFAAADESRSQFGGTGPRKGAGINKEALRGPAKKSTTRSSAARSGVRTDKGVEPVPSPVPAANPDDATSVGTDAGTTPASAQASGSKGTKRASKASQGAVEVAAKAKDPESPETAAEDVQSAPASLPVPAEAAPEASKQAAAAPVEADVSRETSSPDYSGEDGLVQVPGATFAELPIDSIHPNRKQPRSVFDEDDMAELVHSIREIGVLQPIVVRPSLEEDAEHPYELVMGERRWRASREAGLSSVPAIIRSTQDVDLLRDALLENLHRSQLNPLEEAAAYQQLLDDFGCSHEELADRIGRSRPQVTNTLRLMKLPPLVQRRLAAGVLSAGHARALLGLGDPAEMEKLAQKIVAEGLSVRATEEIVSLADGLRKPAKTSKPKIGARHERLDYLATSLADRLDTNVKITLGARKGKVSIEFASVDDLNRIMGVLSTPGE, from the coding sequence ATGGCCGAGAAGCGTCGGGGTTTAGGCCGCGGTCTGGGAGCTTTGATTCCTAGCAGTGCGGAACCTGCGGAGACAGAAAACTCGAGCCAGGGAACCGTTACTCAGGGACGTCCGGCTGATTTGTTCTTCGCCGCAGCCGATGAGTCCCGCTCACAGTTCGGTGGTACGGGTCCGCGTAAGGGCGCGGGGATCAATAAGGAAGCGCTTCGCGGTCCGGCAAAGAAGTCAACAACGCGCAGCTCTGCGGCCCGTTCGGGAGTCCGTACCGACAAAGGTGTGGAGCCGGTGCCCAGCCCTGTCCCCGCTGCCAATCCCGATGACGCCACGTCTGTAGGGACGGATGCTGGGACCACCCCGGCTTCCGCCCAGGCTTCCGGAAGCAAGGGCACCAAGCGGGCTTCCAAGGCCTCTCAGGGGGCTGTGGAGGTGGCGGCGAAGGCCAAGGATCCCGAAAGTCCTGAGACCGCCGCAGAAGACGTGCAGTCGGCACCTGCTTCGCTGCCGGTCCCCGCGGAGGCCGCCCCGGAAGCGTCGAAGCAGGCAGCTGCTGCCCCGGTGGAAGCGGATGTTTCCCGTGAAACATCGTCCCCGGATTACAGTGGTGAGGATGGCCTGGTCCAGGTTCCCGGCGCGACGTTCGCCGAGCTTCCCATTGATTCCATCCACCCGAACCGTAAGCAGCCGCGGTCCGTCTTCGATGAAGACGACATGGCCGAACTGGTGCATTCCATTAGGGAAATCGGCGTGCTGCAGCCGATTGTTGTTCGCCCCTCGCTCGAGGAGGATGCGGAACACCCCTATGAACTTGTTATGGGTGAACGTCGCTGGCGTGCATCACGCGAAGCTGGACTATCCTCGGTGCCGGCTATCATCCGCTCCACACAGGATGTCGATCTCCTCCGTGACGCCCTCCTGGAGAACCTGCACCGGAGCCAGCTGAACCCGTTGGAAGAAGCGGCGGCTTACCAGCAGCTTCTGGACGACTTCGGCTGCTCGCACGAAGAACTCGCAGACCGCATCGGACGCTCGCGGCCGCAGGTAACCAACACCTTGCGGTTGATGAAGCTTCCGCCGTTGGTTCAGCGCCGGCTGGCGGCTGGAGTTCTGTCAGCGGGGCATGCACGCGCGTTGCTCGGGCTGGGTGACCCGGCGGAGATGGAAAAGCTGGCCCAGAAGATCGTGGCGGAGGGCCTTTCCGTTCGTGCCACCGAAGAGATCGTGTCGCTGGCCGACGGCCTGCGGAAGCCGGCGAAGACTTCCAAGCCGAAGATCGGCGCACGCCACGAACGGCTGGACTACCTGGCAACGTCTTTGGCTGACCGCCTGGACACGAACGTCAAGATCACCCTTGGAGCACGCAAGGGCAAGGTCAGCATCGAATTCGCTAGCGTGGATGACCTGAATCGAATTATGGGCGTACTCTCCACACCCGGAGAGTAG
- a CDS encoding ParA family protein — translation MEGGVSEEAAAVATSEDVMDLMDESTPLARELASENRRREKLRGRVLPRPPQTRIMTVSNQKGGVGKTTTTVNLAAALATAGQNVLVIDIDPQGNASTALGIDHRADVESIYDVLIDDLPLANVVAQCPDISNLICAPATIHLAGAEIELVSLVAREQRLSRAINVYAAEREKQGLERLDYIFIDCPPSLGLLTVNAFVAAREVLIPIQCEYYALEGLSQLLKNIEMIQKHLNADLVVSTILLTMYDGRTNLAAQVAAEVREHFPEQVLRAVVPRSVRVSEAPSYQQTVMTYDPSSTGALSYLEAAAEIAQRA, via the coding sequence ATCGAAGGTGGTGTATCCGAAGAAGCCGCTGCTGTGGCGACCTCGGAAGACGTTATGGATTTGATGGACGAGAGCACCCCGCTGGCGCGGGAACTGGCTAGTGAAAACCGGCGTCGGGAGAAGCTCCGCGGACGCGTTCTGCCGCGGCCTCCCCAGACGCGCATCATGACGGTGAGCAACCAGAAGGGCGGGGTGGGGAAAACGACCACCACGGTCAACCTTGCTGCTGCTCTGGCGACTGCCGGCCAGAACGTCCTGGTTATCGACATCGATCCGCAGGGAAACGCATCAACGGCCCTGGGGATCGACCACCGTGCTGACGTGGAGAGCATCTACGACGTGCTGATTGATGACCTGCCGCTGGCAAATGTGGTTGCGCAGTGCCCGGACATCAGTAACCTCATCTGTGCACCGGCCACGATCCACCTCGCCGGGGCGGAGATCGAACTGGTATCGCTGGTTGCGCGTGAACAGCGTTTGAGCCGCGCCATTAACGTCTACGCGGCCGAACGGGAAAAGCAGGGCCTGGAGCGTCTGGATTACATATTCATCGACTGCCCGCCGAGCCTTGGCCTCCTCACCGTCAATGCCTTTGTCGCGGCAAGGGAAGTCCTGATCCCAATCCAGTGCGAGTACTACGCGCTCGAGGGCCTCAGCCAGCTGCTGAAGAACATCGAAATGATCCAGAAGCATTTGAACGCCGATCTGGTTGTCTCCACCATTCTGCTGACCATGTACGACGGTAGAACGAACCTTGCCGCACAAGTCGCCGCCGAGGTGCGCGAGCACTTCCCGGAGCAGGTCCTGCGCGCCGTCGTGCCGCGCTCCGTGCGCGTTTCGGAGGCTCCCAGCTACCAGCAGACGGTCATGACCTATGACCCGTCTTCAACGGGTGCGCTGTCCTATTTGGAAGCGGCAGCCGAGATAGCCCAGCGCGCCTAG